The segment CCTGCAGGTGGCGGCGCTCGTCGCGCCGCCCGCCGTCGCCTCCGCGCTCCTCAGCCTCCGACGCGCGTAAGGGCGGCCTTCGCCTCGGTCAGGGTCGGCGCGGCCGCCACAGCCGCCTTGTAGGCCGTCGCCGCCTGGCTCTTGTCGCCCGCCTCCTCGAAGCGCAGTCCCCGACCGAATTGCACCAGGGCAGCCGAGGTGAAGGTCCGGCGCCACCGTGCCTCGGGGACGCCACCGACCGCCTTCTCCTTCGACAACCGCAACGCCAATTCCGCGACCGCCTCACCGAGCTGCTCGCGGGTCGCGAGGGCAGGGTCCCCGCGCACGACGACCACGGTGGCGCCCGTCGCGGCGTCGATCACTCGCGCTTCGACATTGATGTCGCCGTACTGGTCGAGCAGCGTGCCGATCACCAGCAGCGTCCCGCCCGCCTTGGTCGCGCGGTCTCGGGCCACCGCCAGGTCAATCCGACCGCCCCGGCCCGCCGCCGCGGCAGCAATCGCGCTCGCCGCTCCGCCTCGCCGCTCGGCCATTTCGGTGGTCAAAATCGCTCCGAGCGCCCGGCCGAGGGCGTCGAAGTCCTCCCGCGGCATTCCGACCGAACCCTCGGTCTCGAAGGGGGCGACCGCGACCCGGGGCTGTTGTGCGCTCAGGGGACTGACCGCAACTGCAAGCATGGCAACGAGTTGACGAACCTTCATGCGATGGCTCCAGAACGAGAAGAGACTGCCTCACCCGAGGAGACGAGCGGGACCCCCCGGGTTGTACGCGGTCCGGCGATGTGGGTATATTTCCCGGCTATCGTGGTTCCGCAAGGGGACTACGGCTCTTGACAGGAAGGACGAGACCCATGAAGCCGAATCTGCATCCGCTCTACCAGACGATCACGGTGAAGTGCCAGTGCGGCAACACCTTCGAGACCCGCAGCACGGTCGCGGCGATCAGCGTCGAAGTCTGTGGCCAGTGCCACCCGTACTTCACCGGCAAGCAGCGCCTGGTGGACACGGCCGGTCGGATCGACCGGTTCCGGCGCAAGTACGCCGCGGAACCCGCGCCGCAGTCCTGAGCGATGGAGGCCCGACTCCGCCAGGCGCTCGCGCGGGCGGAGCAGGTCTCGCGGGAGTTGTCCGATCCCGCTATCGCCGCTGATCCAGCTCGCCTGAAATCGCTCGGTCGCGAACACGCTCGGCTCACGCCGATCGTGCGCGTGGCCGAGCGTTTGGCGCGCGCCGAACAGTCGTATGCCGAGGCGATCGAGTTGCGCGACAGCGGTGACCCCGAACTGGTCGCGCTGGCGGGCGACGACCTCGCCAATCTCCCCGTGGAGATCGCGACGATGCAGGCGGAACTCACCGAACTCCTGCTCCCGCGCGATCCGCACGACGATCGCGATGTCATCCTCGAAATTCGCGCCGGCACCGGTGGCGACGAGGCGGCCCTCTTCGCCGCCGAACTGCTGCGGATGTACACGCGCTTTGCCGAGCGCAACAAGATGCGCATCGAGCCGATGGAACTGGACCACGGCAACGTCGGCGGGTTGCGGAGTGCGGTCGTCGCCGTGCGCGGGCTCGGCGCCTACGGCCTGCTGCGCCACGAATCCGGCGTGCACCGGGTGCAGCGCGTGCCCGCCACCGAAACGCAGGGCCGCATCCACACCTCGGCGGCGACGGTGGCGATCTTGCCTGAGGCAGAAGAGGTCGATGTGCGCATCGATCCCCAGGATCTGCGGATCGACGTCTTCCGCTCCTCGGGGCCCGGCGGGCAGAGCGTCAACACCACCGACTCGGCCGTGCGCATCACCCACTTGCCGACCGGCCTCGTCGTCAGCCAGCAGGACCAGAAGTCGCAGCTGCAGAACAAGATGAAGGGCATGGAAGTGCTGCGCGCGCGGCTCCTCGACCGGATGATCGCGGAAGCGGAAGCAGCGCGCTCGGCGGAGCGTCGCGCGATGGTCGGCACCGGCGATCGCTCGGGGAAGATCCGCACCTACAACTTCCCGCAGAGCCGGATCACCGATCACCGGATCAACCTGTCGGTGCACAACCTGACCGACGTCATGGATGGCAAGCTCGACGAAATCGTCGCGGCCCTTCGCATGGCGGCGCGGTCCGAGCAGCAGGATGGTTGAGGTGGCGCTCTCCGGTCGGGCGCTGCTCGAGCAGGCCGCAACGCGGTTGGCCGACGCGGGGCTGGACTCGCCGCGACTCGCCGCTCGCCGACTCTGGGCCGATCTGCAGGACGACGCCACCTTGATGACATTGCTCACCGATGACGTCGACGTGGCCCCCGCCGTCGCTGCCCGGTTCGCGGGGTGGGTGGAGCGGCTGGCCGCGGGTGAACCGCTCGCCTACGTGACCGGCTGGACCGGCTTCCGACACCTGCGGCTCCAGTGCGACCCGCGCGCCCTCATCCCGCGCCCGGAAACCGAGACGCTGGTCGAATTGGCGTTGGCCCGGACCAGCTCTGGCACCGCCATCGACATCGGCACGGGGACAGGCGCCATCGCCCTGTCATTGAAGAGTGAGGGGGCGTTCGAGACGGTCTGGGGTGTTGATCTCTCCGCCCCGGCGCTCGCGCTTGCCAGGACGAACGGTGACCTGCTTGGCATCGATGTCCGCTGGGCCCTGGGCGACCTCCTCGCGCCGATCGAGGGCGAGGTCGACCTGCTGGTCTCGAACCCGCCGTATCTGACCGAGGCGGAGTATGCCGCGCTGGACCATTCGGTGCGAGATTACGAGCCGCAGCTGGCGCTCCCTTCGGGGGCGGACGGCCTGACGGCAACGCGGCGTCTGCTCGATGAGGGCCGGGCCGTGGTGCGTGCAGGGGGCTGGATCGCCCTCGAGGTGGACTGTCGCCGCGCCGCGGCGACGGCGGCGCTTGCCGAGGGGTTCGGCTGGCGTGAGGTCCTGGTGCAGGACGACCTGTTTGGCCGCGCGCGCTATCTGCTGGCGCGGCGAGGGAGTGCGTGATGATCGACGAAAAGGCCAACGAACTCGGCCGCCTGATCGGCCAGACCCCGGAGTACCAGGCGCTGCGGCGGGCCGAAGGCTCGCTGCGCGAGGACACCGAGGCGCAGGCGCGGCTGGAGACCATCTCGCGGCTGACGCGTGACTTCGACCAGTTGATGGCCGAGGGGCAGTCGCCGAGCGAGGCGCAGGCGCAGGAATACGAAGGGACGCTGCGCGAGTTCGAGCTGTCGCCGGTGGGGCAGGCCTACCTCGTGGCGCGGGCGAACGTCGACAAGCTGATGCAGCGCGTGAACCAGGCCATTGGCCAGGGGATCGAGCGCGGCGCCACGAGCAGCATCATCACGCTCTGATGCCCACCGGCTGCTTCATCGTCCTCGAAGGGCCGGAGGGGGCCGGGAAGACCACCCTCGCCGCCGCGCTCGTCGCGCGGATGCGTCGCGACGGTCTCGAGGTCGTGAGCATCCGGGAGCCTGGAGGGACGCCGGTCGCCGAGGCGCTCCGTGGGGAACTGCTCGATCGGGATCGCGAGTGGACCCCAGAGGCCGAATTGCTGTACATGGTGACAGCGCGGGCCGACCTCGTCACGCACGTGATCCGGCCCGCGCTCGCGGCAGGGAAGGTCGTCCTCTCCGACCGGTACGACCTGTCGACCATGGCCTATCAGGGCGCCGGCCGTGGCTTGCCGATGGCGCAGGTGCGCTGGGTCAATGGCGCCGCCACGGGCGGACTCCAGCCCGACCTGACGCTGGTGCTCGACCTCGATCCTGCGGTGGGACGCGCGCGGCAGGCGGCGGCCGGGAAGGGTGCCGATCGGCTCGAGCGCGAATCGGCGGAGTTCCACGACCGTGTGGCGGCGGCGTATGTGGCGGCCACCGGCGAAGGGGTGCATCATTTGAATGCCGGGGCGTCCCCCGAGGCAGTGTTGGCATCGGCATGGCGACTGCTCTCGGCAGCGCGCCCCGACACCTTCTCGGGCGACACGGCGTAGGCTGCAGAGGCTGTTCAACGGAGGCAGGATGATGCGGAAGCGCTTGGGTCTGACGGCGGTCGTGGCAGCGGTGTCCTTCTTCAGCGGTGGCTGGCTGATGCAGGGTGCCACCGCCCGCGCCACACCGGACGGTCCGCGGCTGCTTGGCGAGGTCCTCGATCACGTCACCAAGTACTATGTCGATTCCCTCTCCGCCGATTCGATCTATGCCAAGGCGAGCCACGGTCTGGTGGAGCAGCTCGGCGACCCGTACTCCACGCTGATGGAGCGGGAAGACTTCAAGCAGATCACCGAGATGACCACCGGCAACTACGGCGGCCTCGGCATGCAGATCGACGTCCGCGAAGGGTGGATCACCGTGGTGGCGCCACTGCCCGAGACGCCGGCAGAGCGCGCCGGGATCGAGGCGGGCGACCAGATCGTCGAAGTGAACGGCAAGGTCACCCGCGACCTCAACCAGGACGACGCCGTCAAGACCTTGCGCGGCGCGCCGGGCACGCGCGTCGACATCAAGATCCGCCGCCCCGGCATTCCGCAGCCGATGCCGTTCGCCCTGACTCGCGAGACGATCCACTACCGCTCCGTCCAGCCGGGGATCCTCTTCGACGGCGGCATTGGTCTGATCGCGCTGACGCCGGTGATCGAGACCTCGTCCGACGAACTGCGTGCGGAAGTGAATGCGTTGCGCGCCAAGGGGATGAAGTCGCTGATCTTCGATCTCCGCGGCAATCCGGGCGGCTTGCTCACCGAAGGGATCACCGTCTCCGAGCTCTTCCTCGATCGTGGCCAAGGCGTCGTGTCGACGCGCGGCCGCGTCCCCGAGATGAACAAGAGCTATGCGGCGCAGAGCACCCAGCCTTGGCCGGAGATGCCGGTGGTGGTGCTGGTGAACGAGTGGTCGGCGTCGGCGGCCGAGATCATCGCAGGTGCGTTGCAGGACAACGACCGCGCCATCGTGATCGGCACGGCGACCTTCGGCAAGGGGCTGGTGCAGACACTCTTCCCGATCGGCAATGACCGCGCCCTGAAGCTGACGACGGCGCGCTGGTTCACGCCGAGCGGCCGCACCATCCAGCGGGACGCGAAGAACCAGGAAGCGCAGGTCGAACAGGCCACCGCCGAGGCGCTCGGCCGCGACAGCGTGAAGCGCGTGCTGCCGACCTTCAAGACGGTCGGTGGGCGCACGGTGAAGGGCGGCGGCGGGATCGTGCCGGACCGGATCGTCCGCGGCGACACCTTGACCGATGCGGAGAAGACCTTCGCGAAGGCCCTCGGCAGCAACGTTGCCGCGTATCGCGATGCGCTCGTCTCCACCGCCCTCGAGGCGAAGGAGAAGAAGCTGGTCACCAGCGAGGGCTTCCCGGTCACCGACCAGATGCGCCAGCTGGTGCTGAGCAAGCTCGCCGCCAAGGGTGTCGTGATGTCGCCGGAACAGATTGCCGGCGGCCGGGCACTGCTGGATGACCAGCTGGCCTACGAGATCTCGCGTTACGTCTTCGGGCGTCAGGCGGAGATCCGCCGCCGGTCGAGCGACGACCCGCAGGTGCGGGCCGCCATTGAGTTGCTCAAGCGTGCGCCGACGCGTGCCGCACTGATGGCGAAGCCCGCGGGGGAATGATCCAACCGCCGGTCGTGATTGTCGGGGCAGGGCGCGTCGGGCTTTCGCTCGCACGCGCCCTGACTCGTTTGGAAGAGCCGGTGCGGCTGCTCGGCCGCGCGGCGCGTCCCGCGGGGCCCGGGGTGCCGGCTGTCGAGGCCGAATGGGGCGAGGCGCTTGCCGTCGCGGGGCTCGTGATCATCGCGGCCCCGGACGATGCCATCGCGGCCGTGGTGGAGAGACTGGTGGCGGTGTCGGCGATTCGCGAGGCAACGGTGGTCCTCCACACCTCGGGGATGCACGACGCCTCGGTCCTTGCGCCGCTCGAGGCACAGGGCGCCGCGACGGGCTCTTGGCACCCCCTGCAGAGCATCCCCGATGGTGATCGTGCGGACCGCTTCCTCGGGGTGCCGGCCGTCCTCGAGGGCGACGAGGCCGCCGTGCTGGTGGCCCGCGCCCTCGCGGTCCGGCTGGAGATGGCGCCGATCCTGGAGTTGCCGGCCTCGGCCAAGCCGCGCTACCACGCTGCGGCCGTCTTCGCGGCGAACTACCTGGTGGTGCTGAACGGCATCGCGGAGCGCCTGGCCCGGGATGCCGGTGCCGGGGAGGACGCGCGCGGCCTCTTCCTCCCGATCATGCGCCAAGTGCTCGCGAACCTCGACGGTCGCACCGCCGCTGACGCGTTGACGGGCCCTGTGCGGCGCGGCGACGTCGGCACCGTCATGGCACATCTCGGGGCACTCGTCGGGCTGGATCGCGAGGCGTATCTCGTCCTGGCACGCGAGGCACTGGAGCTCGCCGCGGAGGCGGGGCTGGAGGCGGAGCAGGTCAGCGCGATGCGGAGCACGCTGCGATGAGCAAGAAGCCGTTGAAGGACGTCGACACCGGCGATCAGGCCGAGTTGCTCCGATTCACGGTGATGGTGGTGCTCCCCGGCACCTTCATGCTCTTCTTTCTGGAAGGCATGCTCTGGGGTCCGGGTTACTTCCTGCTCAAGCTCGTCCTCAACGTCTCCCTGCTGACGCTACTCGCGCGCCTCGTCTGGCCCCTCATCCACCACGGCAGCACCAAGCTCATCAACGGGCTCCTTTCGGCCGGTGGCGAAGCGCGGACGATCGAATACTCCGAGGTCGAAGCCCTGGTCATCCAGGGGCGCTTCCATGAGGCACTGGTGATGTACCGCGCCATCGCCGAGGAGACGCCGGATGCCGACGTACGGCTCCGCCTCGGCGACCTGATGCTGCACCAGCTCAAGGATCCGGTCGGTGCGGAGGAGGCCTATCTGGCCGCGCGCCGCGCGAGCCCGACGCCGAAGCAGGAGTCGCGGATCACCAACTCGCTGATCGATCTCTATCGCGGGACAGGGAATCGGACCGGGATGAAGAACGAGCTCTCGCGCTTTGCGCGGTTGCACGCCGGCACCGCGCCGGGAGATGCGGCGCGGAGACGGTCCGACGGATGGCGCAGGAAGAGCTGGGCGGGGCCTGACGACTACTGATCGACGACCTTCACGCCATTCGGCACCTTGAACGCAAAGATGCCGGCGGGGAAGGTGCCATTGGTGCGGACATTCGAGAGGTCGACGGTGCGCGTCTGCGGGCCCTCGTCCGTCTGGATGCGCCGCGGCAGCCCGTCGCCACGATCAAACCAGAGCGTCGCCCGACGGAACTGGAATTCCCCCGGCACCAGCGGCTGCAGCAGCACCGCGTCCGTCACCCGACCATCCAGCGTCTCCGTCTTCACGAAGGTGACGCGGTAGCGATCGAGCGGACTCTTCAGGAACCAATCCAGAATGTTGTAGCCGAAGACCGGTGAGGTCGGCGGCGGATAGCGCAGCACGACACCGGGGTTGTCGCTCGGCGTGTAGACCCAGAGCTTGCTGCCATCGAGCACCACGGCTTCGGTGGCCGGGTCGGAGAAGCGCATCGCGAACTTGTTGCCCGCTTGGTAGAGCGTCCCCTTGCTGCTCTCGTCGCCGAGCCGGCGGTCTTCCAACTTCTGCCGGAAATCCGCCTGCAGGCCGCTCAACCCCGATACACCCGTGCCGCCTTGGTGACGATCTCCGGGGCGGGGTCACTGCTCGTCGGCGCCTGCGCGCTCCCCAGGGCGGGGAGGAGCAGGGCCCCGAGCAGCGCGAGCGCGTGCTTCACGCCGCGCTCCCCACCGGCGATACCACCGAGCGGCCGATCACCTCGGCGATCGCGCCGACCTCGCGCATCATCCGCTCGAACTGTTCGGGGAAGAGCGACTGCGCCCCATCCGACAGCGCGCGCTCCGGGTTCGGATGCACCTCGACGATCAGCCCGTCGGCGCCGGCCGCAATCGCCGCCCGTGCCATCGCCGGCACCATGTCGCGGTGGCCGGTGCCATGGCTCGGGTCGGCGATGATCGGCAGGTGCGAGAGGCCGTGCACCACCGCGATCGCCGAGAGGTCGAAGAGGTTGCGGGTGGCGGTGTCGAAGGAGCGGATGCCGCGCTCGCAGAGGATGACGTTCGGATTGCCCTCGGAGAGGATGTACTCGGCCGAGAGCAGCAGCTCGGAGATCGTGGCCGACAGGCCGCGCTTCAGCAGCACCGGCTTGCGCTGACGCCCCGCTTCCTTGAGGAGCGAGTAGTTCTGCATGTTGCGCG is part of the Gemmatimonadota bacterium genome and harbors:
- a CDS encoding YlbF family regulator gives rise to the protein MIDEKANELGRLIGQTPEYQALRRAEGSLREDTEAQARLETISRLTRDFDQLMAEGQSPSEAQAQEYEGTLREFELSPVGQAYLVARANVDKLMQRVNQAIGQGIERGATSSIITL
- the prfA gene encoding peptide chain release factor 1, giving the protein MEARLRQALARAEQVSRELSDPAIAADPARLKSLGREHARLTPIVRVAERLARAEQSYAEAIELRDSGDPELVALAGDDLANLPVEIATMQAELTELLLPRDPHDDRDVILEIRAGTGGDEAALFAAELLRMYTRFAERNKMRIEPMELDHGNVGGLRSAVVAVRGLGAYGLLRHESGVHRVQRVPATETQGRIHTSAATVAILPEAEEVDVRIDPQDLRIDVFRSSGPGGQSVNTTDSAVRITHLPTGLVVSQQDQKSQLQNKMKGMEVLRARLLDRMIAEAEAARSAERRAMVGTGDRSGKIRTYNFPQSRITDHRINLSVHNLTDVMDGKLDEIVAALRMAARSEQQDG
- a CDS encoding tetratricopeptide repeat protein, with protein sequence MSKKPLKDVDTGDQAELLRFTVMVVLPGTFMLFFLEGMLWGPGYFLLKLVLNVSLLTLLARLVWPLIHHGSTKLINGLLSAGGEARTIEYSEVEALVIQGRFHEALVMYRAIAEETPDADVRLRLGDLMLHQLKDPVGAEEAYLAARRASPTPKQESRITNSLIDLYRGTGNRTGMKNELSRFARLHAGTAPGDAARRRSDGWRRKSWAGPDDY
- a CDS encoding S41 family peptidase; protein product: MRKRLGLTAVVAAVSFFSGGWLMQGATARATPDGPRLLGEVLDHVTKYYVDSLSADSIYAKASHGLVEQLGDPYSTLMEREDFKQITEMTTGNYGGLGMQIDVREGWITVVAPLPETPAERAGIEAGDQIVEVNGKVTRDLNQDDAVKTLRGAPGTRVDIKIRRPGIPQPMPFALTRETIHYRSVQPGILFDGGIGLIALTPVIETSSDELRAEVNALRAKGMKSLIFDLRGNPGGLLTEGITVSELFLDRGQGVVSTRGRVPEMNKSYAAQSTQPWPEMPVVVLVNEWSASAAEIIAGALQDNDRAIVIGTATFGKGLVQTLFPIGNDRALKLTTARWFTPSGRTIQRDAKNQEAQVEQATAEALGRDSVKRVLPTFKTVGGRTVKGGGGIVPDRIVRGDTLTDAEKTFAKALGSNVAAYRDALVSTALEAKEKKLVTSEGFPVTDQMRQLVLSKLAAKGVVMSPEQIAGGRALLDDQLAYEISRYVFGRQAEIRRRSSDDPQVRAAIELLKRAPTRAALMAKPAGE
- the tmk gene encoding dTMP kinase, with the protein product MPTGCFIVLEGPEGAGKTTLAAALVARMRRDGLEVVSIREPGGTPVAEALRGELLDRDREWTPEAELLYMVTARADLVTHVIRPALAAGKVVLSDRYDLSTMAYQGAGRGLPMAQVRWVNGAATGGLQPDLTLVLDLDPAVGRARQAAAGKGADRLERESAEFHDRVAAAYVAATGEGVHHLNAGASPEAVLASAWRLLSAARPDTFSGDTA
- the rpmE gene encoding 50S ribosomal protein L31 encodes the protein MKPNLHPLYQTITVKCQCGNTFETRSTVAAISVEVCGQCHPYFTGKQRLVDTAGRIDRFRRKYAAEPAPQS
- a CDS encoding DUF2520 domain-containing protein; its protein translation is MIQPPVVIVGAGRVGLSLARALTRLEEPVRLLGRAARPAGPGVPAVEAEWGEALAVAGLVIIAAPDDAIAAVVERLVAVSAIREATVVLHTSGMHDASVLAPLEAQGAATGSWHPLQSIPDGDRADRFLGVPAVLEGDEAAVLVARALAVRLEMAPILELPASAKPRYHAAAVFAANYLVVLNGIAERLARDAGAGEDARGLFLPIMRQVLANLDGRTAADALTGPVRRGDVGTVMAHLGALVGLDREAYLVLAREALELAAEAGLEAEQVSAMRSTLR
- a CDS encoding outer membrane lipoprotein carrier protein LolA; amino-acid sequence: MSGLQADFRQKLEDRRLGDESSKGTLYQAGNKFAMRFSDPATEAVVLDGSKLWVYTPSDNPGVVLRYPPPTSPVFGYNILDWFLKSPLDRYRVTFVKTETLDGRVTDAVLLQPLVPGEFQFRRATLWFDRGDGLPRRIQTDEGPQTRTVDLSNVRTNGTFPAGIFAFKVPNGVKVVDQ
- the prmC gene encoding peptide chain release factor N(5)-glutamine methyltransferase; the protein is MVEVALSGRALLEQAATRLADAGLDSPRLAARRLWADLQDDATLMTLLTDDVDVAPAVAARFAGWVERLAAGEPLAYVTGWTGFRHLRLQCDPRALIPRPETETLVELALARTSSGTAIDIGTGTGAIALSLKSEGAFETVWGVDLSAPALALARTNGDLLGIDVRWALGDLLAPIEGEVDLLVSNPPYLTEAEYAALDHSVRDYEPQLALPSGADGLTATRRLLDEGRAVVRAGGWIALEVDCRRAAATAALAEGFGWREVLVQDDLFGRARYLLARRGSA